Below is a window of Pseudodesulfovibrio sp. 5S69 DNA.
ATATGACTACTGTTCCCGAGCCCAGCACCTTCCTGCTGATCGGCCTGGGCATGATCGGCTGCTTCGCCTACGCTCGTCGCCGCCGCAACAACGCCTAACCGAACGGTTGCCTTCAATTAACCGATACGCGGGGCCAACAATGTTGGCCCCGCTTTTTGCTATTCGGAGCCCCCATGAGCATCCCCCCGCGCAAGCTTGAAGAAGAAGTGATGATGGGCCGCGAGGAGGCCGCCGCCTACGACGGCCTGACCCGCAAGTTCCTCGACATCCTGCACGCCGGCTTCGTGGAGTCGGTGGTCAATCTCGCCCCGGCCCAGGGGCGTTTTCTTGATGTGGGCACCGGCACCGGCTGGATCGCCATCGGCGTGGCCAAACACTCGGGAGCGCAGGTCACCGGCATCGACCTGTCGGAGGACATGCTGGCCATCGCCCGCATGAACGCCGAAAAGGAAGGGGTGCGCAACGTGGAGTTCGTCAAGGGGAACGCCTCCCGCATCCCCTTTGACGACGACACCTTCGACGCGGTCTTCTGCCACAACATGCTCCACCACATCCCCGAGCCCGAAGGGCTGGTCCGGGAGATGCTCCGGGTGGCCAAGCCCGAGGGCGCAGTGGTCATCCGGGACCTGAAGCGGTTGTCGAAATTCATGACAGCATTGCATGTCAACCTGTTCGGATTGACCTACAACGAGTTGATGAAGAAGGAATACCGCGATTCGATCATGGCCAGCCTGACCGAAGAGGAGATGAAGGCGCTGGCCGACAGGGTCGGACTCGGCCGGGACGTCTTTTCCCGTGCCTTCGTCACGCACATGACCCTGGCCCGCCCGGCCGCAAGGCGCAGGACGGACAAGGTCACGGTGCCCGTGGCCCTGAACAAGCGCCTAGCCAAACGTTTCTACGTCTGCAAGGACTAGTTTTATTTCGTCAGGAATGCGGCGAGCGGCTTTCGGTAGGTGCCGTATTTGATGCCCGGCCCGAAGCCCACCCGGAAGAAAAGCACGGGGTTGGTCGCCAGGAACCCAGGGAAACAATCCTCGGCCAGCGACCATGCCTTGCCCAACAACTTACCGTGTGCGGGCGAAAAGGATGCCTCTCCCTCCAGGAGCCATCGCAACCGGAACAACGCGGGCGCGGCCGCAGGCTGGAAGCGAATGCCGTAATGGGTGAAGGTCAGCCAGGCACGCTCAAGCGCCCGCCCCGCCTGGAACAGCGACTCCGAGTCCAGGGACTGGGCGCTGATCAAGCCGACGCCCCCCGAACAACGGATCCCCTTGCCCGAATGAGCGGCCACGCCGCGCGACGCGCCCAAGGCGTTGAGTGCGCTCATGACCGGCCAGGACCGGGTCGCCTTGAGGAACAGATTGCCCATCCTCCCCGCCTCCAGATTGCCGAGCGGGAACCCGTCCCGGGTCTCCTCGGCATCCTTTTGCGTGAACCGGATCATGGCGTTCAAATGCTCGTGGAGCCCGCGATGCTCCGTGCGGATGCGGTCCGCCAGGCTCACGGACTCGGCGAAAATCTTCAATTGATCAGGGCCTGATATCCATTGCAGGTTGGTGCCGGGGAACCGCTCCACCGCCTCCCGGATATGGTCCCAGACACCGTCGGAAACGGGCTCCTTGCGGTAGAACTTGCGGTTGGTGCAGCGCAGCCAGACGGCGTCATGCAGAATCGGTTCGGGGACGGTTTTTCCCTGCTTCAGCGTGAGCGTGGCCATGTGAATCTTGCCCGCGCCCTCTTCGGGCTTCAGCTCCACCTCGGGGTCAAGCCCGCAGGCCTGGGCGGCCAGGGTCATATTCTCCATGGCCGCGCCACAGGCCACGATGGACGCGGCCTGGCGGACATTGAAAAAGCTCTCGTCCGTGCCCTTGTCCAGGGACAGGGAGATGGTCTCCTCCCCGGCGGAAAACCGCCACGGCTGGCAGTTGTCGCCAGACGGGGCCTGCATGCCTGCCCGGATGACGTATTCGCGCACGGCGGCTATGCCGTCGGCCGACAGGTCCGGCTGGTCGGGCTTGACCGGCCCGATGACCTTGTTACGGTCCAGCATATAGTTCTTGGCGATCCACAGCTTCAGGCGCTGGAGCGGATGCCGGTTGCCCATGCGCAGCCTGCCCTTGACAAACTTGCGCGCATAGGGATCGAACTGCTGGAAATAGGGGACCGGCTTCACTCCCTTGCGCCCGAGCAACAGGCGCAGGGCCTCGGTCACGGCCAGGGACGCGCACAACTGGCAGGCGCAACCCAAGGACGGCCCCCGCTTGGCCCGGAGATCCACAAAATCCATGTTCACATACCGGAAGTGCGTGGGCCGGGGAGCCAGCCCCATGGCGAATTTGAGGATACGTTCTATGTACGTGTCCTCCTCCCGGATATTGAAATATTCGTCGAAGCCCATGCCGTCGGGCGTGAAGACCAGCAGGGCCGAACTGAAGCCCATGGGCCCGGCGGTGATCACCGGGATGCCCTTTTCCAGGGCCTTTTTGAAGACCATTCGC
It encodes the following:
- a CDS encoding class I SAM-dependent methyltransferase — translated: MSIPPRKLEEEVMMGREEAAAYDGLTRKFLDILHAGFVESVVNLAPAQGRFLDVGTGTGWIAIGVAKHSGAQVTGIDLSEDMLAIARMNAEKEGVRNVEFVKGNASRIPFDDDTFDAVFCHNMLHHIPEPEGLVREMLRVAKPEGAVVIRDLKRLSKFMTALHVNLFGLTYNELMKKEYRDSIMASLTEEEMKALADRVGLGRDVFSRAFVTHMTLARPAARRRTDKVTVPVALNKRLAKRFYVCKD
- a CDS encoding ThiF family adenylyltransferase encodes the protein MNNPEIRQKLDVFHVATHNTYQEAAFCRNLGLLDANEQNRLQRAVVAVAGLGGVGGGHLIALARSGVGGFRLADFDRFDPVNGNRQYGATVSAFGREKLQVMKENVLEVNPHLSLTVFEEGVTEANVDAFLDGVDLVLDGLDFFVFEVRRMVFKKALEKGIPVITAGPMGFSSALLVFTPDGMGFDEYFNIREEDTYIERILKFAMGLAPRPTHFRYVNMDFVDLRAKRGPSLGCACQLCASLAVTEALRLLLGRKGVKPVPYFQQFDPYARKFVKGRLRMGNRHPLQRLKLWIAKNYMLDRNKVIGPVKPDQPDLSADGIAAVREYVIRAGMQAPSGDNCQPWRFSAGEETISLSLDKGTDESFFNVRQAASIVACGAAMENMTLAAQACGLDPEVELKPEEGAGKIHMATLTLKQGKTVPEPILHDAVWLRCTNRKFYRKEPVSDGVWDHIREAVERFPGTNLQWISGPDQLKIFAESVSLADRIRTEHRGLHEHLNAMIRFTQKDAEETRDGFPLGNLEAGRMGNLFLKATRSWPVMSALNALGASRGVAAHSGKGIRCSGGVGLISAQSLDSESLFQAGRALERAWLTFTHYGIRFQPAAAPALFRLRWLLEGEASFSPAHGKLLGKAWSLAEDCFPGFLATNPVLFFRVGFGPGIKYGTYRKPLAAFLTK